The Pseudodesulfovibrio sediminis genome includes the window GCGGTCGCCCGATCTCCAGGCCGTCAGCAGCATGACCGCATAGACGCCGTAGAAGAGGGGGTTGCTCCAGTCCGTAACAACTTGCATGAAAGATCGGAGGGCCGGATGCAGCAAACGATGGTCTTTGAAATAGATGGCCACGTCCCCTTCGGAACTGAAGCCGAACCAGAGTATGGCCAGCAGAATGAGTAAGGGGGCGGAAAAGATCGCCCAATGTGTCAGGGAGCGTGTGTGCATGCGGATTTTATAGGGTATACGGGCCGATGGAGCAAGCTTCGGCGGTCGGTGAAAGGATTACTCTTGGGTGTCTGGGAACTTTTTATGGGTATATCTGGCCCAGACTTCGGGGCTGGCGTTCAACTCCGTGAGGATCTCCGTGATGTCTCTGCCTTCCTGCTTCCAGTATTTGTACGTGTTGTCCGCACATTCAAAAGGGATGATCAGGGTGCCGTCTTCGGTCAGGTAGGGTTTTGTTTCGTCCATGGCGTGGGACTCTCTCACGGTTCGGCCTGAACTTCAAGGGGGCACGAGGGCGCAAAGAAAAATCCCCTGACAGGCAGGGGATTTATCCAGTTAAGGCGCGGCGTTGGCCGTTAGGCCGCTGCCTTTTTTTTGAGATTGACGCAGACCTTGCGGTCCACTTCACGAATTTTTTTCAGAATCTGCTTGGCGATGCGCTTGAATTCGCTGAGATCCTTGGGCTCGTACTCGAACTTCGCCTTGGTCAGCCCTGCCAGATCAATGGATTCGTTGAACAGGTAGGGCATGTAGAGCGGGTCCTGCTTGATGAAGAGGGCCAGCTTGTCCATGGCTTCGTGGATTTTCTGCTGGTTTCCTTTCACGTCTTTGAAGAGCTTGCCCAGATATTTTTCGGCATTGCGCATGGACGTGGTCCACATGGGCGAGCGTGGTTCCAGAAGGATGGGGGCGACATTGCCGCGACAGGCCAACAGGTCGGTCATGAATCTGTCCACGCTGCCGGGAGCCGACGCCAGGATACCCTGGTTGTATGCGGTCTTGATATCCACGGGCTTGGTGCCTTCAATGGGGACACCGCCGCCGTAGAGGTTGTATACCGGGAAGGCCGCGTCCTTGAGATCCTGTTCCAGTTCGCGTTTGGCGGTCATGTATTGGACCGTGGTCAGAATTTCCTCACCGTCCATGTTCCTGGTGGTCTGGTGGAAGGAGCGGCGCTTCATGCTGGTGGAGTGGTGATGGTGGCCGCCCGCATGGGACTGGCCGTTCAGCCATGCGTAATCCTGACCGGCCAGCAGCAGATGATTTACACCGCAGCGGCGCAGGAAGCGCGACAGGGTGACGGAGACGTTACCGCCCGCATCAATGACCATATCCCGTTCCTTGAACACGAAGGTACCGATACCGCCGATGGTCCATAGTGGCAGAGTGGGGCCGGGGTATCGCTTGAGCACCATGGGGTCTATTTTGGTGGAATAGATGAGCGGGACATCCTTGATGAAATCGGGGTCGAGCTGATCAAAAATCTTGAGCATGGACCCGTCATAGTCGATAGCCGCGCACAGGTGCGGCTTGAGACCGACTTTCTGGAGCGAGGGCACTGTCTGGAGGGCGCATGTATAAAGGACATGCCCCTGATTTTCCTTGAGCTTGGGGGCCATCTCTTCAAGGCTTGGCCCGGCGCCGAGGATAACCGCGCCCACGCCGCGGCCTTTGCCCTCCATGGGCAACAGACTGCCGTCACTCATGGCGTGTTTGAAATTGTTGATCTCGTTGGAGACCATGACATCCTGACGGAAGCGCAGGGTGGACAGCTCCAGAGAGAAGTTTTCAAGCTTGTTCCTGATGTGCGTGGCCCACTGTGCATACTCCGGTCCCAACTGGCGGCTGGGGATATCGCTCTTCAGGTGGATCTGTCCGTAGATGAACTGGAGGTCGAGGTTGCGGAT containing:
- a CDS encoding motility associated factor glycosyltransferase family protein, which produces MTPYPFLKDNIEYLQRTGNPIFQWLSERDFQEEKLMENLFVNNFGILDWRMETGKGMLESLPPEGLYANWLHEEKAKTSATFIVGANLGYGVNHLLSNTPDTHKVMLMEPRPEMVLACLGQTDYRPWFEAKKFHILVPDERFVAEVIRNLDLQFIYGQIHLKSDIPSRQLGPEYAQWATHIRNKLENFSLELSTLRFRQDVMVSNEINNFKHAMSDGSLLPMEGKGRGVGAVILGAGPSLEEMAPKLKENQGHVLYTCALQTVPSLQKVGLKPHLCAAIDYDGSMLKIFDQLDPDFIKDVPLIYSTKIDPMVLKRYPGPTLPLWTIGGIGTFVFKERDMVIDAGGNVSVTLSRFLRRCGVNHLLLAGQDYAWLNGQSHAGGHHHHSTSMKRRSFHQTTRNMDGEEILTTVQYMTAKRELEQDLKDAAFPVYNLYGGGVPIEGTKPVDIKTAYNQGILASAPGSVDRFMTDLLACRGNVAPILLEPRSPMWTTSMRNAEKYLGKLFKDVKGNQQKIHEAMDKLALFIKQDPLYMPYLFNESIDLAGLTKAKFEYEPKDLSEFKRIAKQILKKIREVDRKVCVNLKKKAAA